The following coding sequences are from one Candidatus Binatia bacterium window:
- a CDS encoding metallophosphoesterase translates to MARSASPFGAAAIRSRLWRRAAAPLSVLLLVLGCAHTGRLTFVEQPLTPADTTGGHHPERALRHPVRERALFLPDTVIGFQPGTGDSSRRYLGKLLDGYTADTLNILLFGDNRPGYRMTKLAPELAVIQKGLSPNPLRLGRALITIPWMLVKGLLPPDVAIVRDIPPFLRGLPTYGREKQVLHAIMAKLDTLKMQNKKVAAAINTGDLVYDGTNPAQWRRFLRLSEPLMTRVPYFAMPGNHEKTHTETGVANWRVATGLPIAGDRFYYCFDSADGWVRFVALDTNPITMPGVHWSKEVQVKYSKEQVDWLTARLKEHHGPSFVFFHSPPMSAGYHRHDWNMDPVMQERREQIVRAMRDAGISVLAGGHEHDYERALMTFPDGGVLICIVQGGGGAPLHPLPPPAKAAQLFAEYHVAGGTIKPENVYTAMVNNFTLIRLWFGGGELQTYAVDKKGNVKLADLVKIDLKRYGQPKIDQHKVPIAATAPVHPSTSEVKREAGISAKADTTAASRRIESHPPPGKKKGTTVRNTGSRRRR, encoded by the coding sequence ATGGCTCGAAGCGCGAGTCCGTTCGGCGCCGCTGCCATCAGGAGTCGTCTGTGGCGGCGCGCCGCGGCACCGCTTTCTGTTCTGCTCCTGGTCCTCGGCTGCGCCCATACGGGACGGCTGACGTTCGTCGAACAGCCGCTCACTCCCGCGGACACGACGGGCGGCCACCATCCCGAGCGCGCGCTGCGCCATCCGGTGCGCGAACGCGCCCTCTTCCTTCCCGACACCGTGATCGGATTTCAGCCCGGCACGGGAGACTCCTCCCGGCGGTATCTGGGCAAGCTCCTCGACGGCTACACCGCCGACACGCTGAACATCCTCCTGTTCGGTGACAACCGCCCCGGCTATCGCATGACGAAGCTCGCGCCCGAGCTGGCCGTCATCCAGAAGGGCCTCTCCCCGAACCCGCTCCGGTTGGGACGCGCGCTGATCACCATTCCCTGGATGCTCGTGAAGGGCCTCCTCCCCCCCGACGTCGCGATCGTGCGCGACATTCCGCCGTTCCTGCGCGGACTGCCGACCTACGGGCGTGAGAAGCAGGTTCTTCACGCGATCATGGCCAAGCTGGACACGCTGAAGATGCAGAACAAGAAGGTGGCCGCCGCGATCAACACGGGAGACCTCGTCTATGACGGCACGAACCCGGCCCAGTGGCGCCGTTTCCTTCGCCTCAGCGAACCGCTCATGACCCGGGTTCCCTATTTCGCAATGCCGGGCAACCACGAGAAGACCCACACCGAGACGGGCGTCGCGAACTGGCGCGTCGCGACCGGACTTCCGATCGCGGGCGATCGGTTCTACTACTGCTTCGACTCCGCCGACGGCTGGGTTCGGTTCGTGGCGCTGGACACCAACCCGATCACGATGCCGGGGGTTCACTGGTCCAAGGAAGTGCAGGTGAAGTACTCGAAGGAGCAGGTCGACTGGCTGACGGCGCGACTCAAGGAGCACCACGGCCCGTCGTTCGTTTTCTTCCACAGTCCGCCCATGTCGGCCGGCTATCACCGCCACGATTGGAACATGGACCCGGTCATGCAGGAGCGCCGCGAGCAGATCGTTCGCGCGATGCGCGATGCGGGCATCTCCGTCCTGGCCGGGGGACACGAGCACGATTACGAACGCGCCCTCATGACCTTCCCCGACGGCGGCGTGCTGATCTGCATCGTCCAGGGCGGAGGCGGCGCGCCGCTTCATCCGCTGCCTCCTCCGGCGAAGGCGGCCCAGCTCTTTGCCGAGTACCACGTGGCCGGGGGCACGATCAAGCCAGAGAACGTCTACACGGCGATGGTCAACAACTTCACGCTGATCCGGCTGTGGTTCGGCGGCGGCGAGCTCCAGACGTACGCGGTGGACAAGAAGGGCAACGTCAAGCTGGCCGACCTCGTGAAGATCGACCTGAAGCGCTACGGCCAGCCGAAGATCGACCAGCACAAGGTCCCGATCGCGGCGACGGCGCCGGTCCACCCCTCGACGTCGGAAGTGAAACGCGAGGCGGGGATCTCAGCGAAGGCGGATACCACGGCCGCTAGCCGGCGGATCGAGAGCCACCCGCCGCCGGGAAAGAAGAAGGGGACGACGGTGCGGAACACCGGGTCGCGGCGGCGGCGCTAG
- a CDS encoding glycosyltransferase family 39 protein, with amino-acid sequence MIRSLGPEAPGLPRLAVGTLATLLVAKLLLHLAAIGHYGYFRDELYYLASTEHLAWGYVEHPPFSIALLALVRSVLGDSLPALRLVPILSGAAVVLLTAVLARRLGGGRFAQGIAALAAVMAPAFLGTHRYYSMNALDLLFWTLASLATLQALERGRARDWSALGVLLGLGLLNKVSMAWYGGGLAIGLLATRQRRALLGTGPWLAGAIALALFAPHVVWQIQNGWPTLEFIRNATSLKMAATTPGEFLRDQILTLNPGAAPLWIAGLIYGLVALRGRPGQVLPWIYLSVLVLLLAQGHSRASYLTVAYPPLLALGGVAVERWTGATRRWVRPALAALILLTGLVAVPLALPVLPVRTFVRYQSALGMAPRTEERNAMGALPQDYADMFGWEEMAALVARAYDRLTPEERGRCLIFGQNYGEAGAIDVIGRKLGLPPAISGHNSYWLWGPRRREWEVVIIIGGDRKDNAAFFDRIEIVGQTRSEWAMPYERGLDVSIARGPKMSLAEAWPRVKQYI; translated from the coding sequence ATGATCCGTTCCCTGGGCCCCGAGGCGCCGGGATTGCCAAGGCTTGCGGTCGGCACCCTTGCAACACTCCTGGTGGCGAAGCTGCTGCTCCACCTGGCGGCAATCGGGCACTACGGGTATTTCCGGGACGAGCTTTACTACCTTGCGAGCACCGAGCATCTCGCCTGGGGTTACGTCGAACATCCTCCCTTCTCGATCGCGCTCCTGGCGCTCGTCCGGTCGGTCCTTGGAGATTCGCTGCCCGCACTGCGGCTGGTTCCCATCCTGTCCGGAGCCGCCGTCGTGCTCCTCACGGCGGTCCTGGCGCGGCGCCTCGGCGGCGGACGCTTCGCGCAGGGCATCGCGGCGCTCGCGGCCGTGATGGCGCCGGCTTTCCTGGGCACCCACCGCTACTACTCCATGAACGCACTCGATCTCCTCTTCTGGACGCTCGCGTCGCTCGCAACGCTCCAGGCGCTGGAGCGAGGGCGGGCGCGCGACTGGTCGGCGCTCGGCGTGCTGCTCGGGCTGGGCCTCCTGAACAAGGTCAGCATGGCGTGGTACGGCGGCGGACTCGCGATCGGACTTCTCGCCACGCGGCAGCGCCGGGCGCTGCTCGGGACCGGGCCCTGGCTCGCGGGCGCGATCGCGCTCGCCCTCTTCGCGCCGCACGTGGTGTGGCAGATCCAAAACGGCTGGCCCACCCTGGAATTCATCCGGAACGCGACCTCGCTCAAGATGGCCGCGACCACGCCGGGCGAGTTCCTCCGGGATCAGATCCTGACCCTGAATCCCGGCGCAGCACCGCTTTGGATCGCGGGGCTGATCTACGGCCTGGTCGCGCTGCGGGGCCGCCCGGGGCAGGTTCTTCCCTGGATCTACCTCTCGGTTCTGGTCCTTCTGCTCGCGCAGGGGCACAGCCGAGCGTCCTATCTCACGGTCGCCTATCCGCCGCTGCTCGCCCTGGGCGGCGTGGCGGTCGAGCGGTGGACCGGCGCGACCCGGCGCTGGGTTCGCCCCGCGCTCGCGGCCCTCATCCTCCTGACCGGGCTGGTCGCCGTGCCGCTGGCGCTTCCGGTGCTGCCCGTCCGGACGTTCGTGCGCTACCAGTCCGCCCTCGGCATGGCGCCCCGAACCGAGGAACGGAACGCCATGGGCGCGCTGCCGCAGGATTACGCGGACATGTTCGGCTGGGAGGAGATGGCCGCCCTGGTCGCGAGAGCGTACGACCGGCTCACGCCCGAGGAGCGCGGGCGCTGCCTCATCTTCGGCCAGAACTACGGCGAGGCCGGAGCGATCGACGTGATAGGGCGGAAGCTGGGCCTGCCGCCCGCCATCAGCGGACATAACAGCTACTGGCTCTGGGGACCGCGGCGGCGCGAGTGGGAGGTCGTGATCATCATCGGCGGCGACCGTAAGGACAACGCCGCGTTCTTCGATCGGATCGAGATCGTGGGCCAGACGCGGTCGGAGTGGGCGATGCCCTACGAGCGGGGGCTGGACGTGTCCATCGCGCGCGGGCCGAAGATGTCCCTGGCCGAAGCGTGGCCGCGCGTGAAGCAGTACATCTGA